The following coding sequences lie in one Nocardioides sambongensis genomic window:
- a CDS encoding FecCD family ABC transporter permease — MQALQAPGVSAPPVTSVGRSQRTLVLVGSVVLLVVVLIASLALGVRDVAPSEVWRALVDPVAGNVDHDVVRDQRIPRTVIGLLAGIGLGLAGVLAQAITRNPLGDPGLLGLNAGASVGIVIAAVWFGITSPVAAVWFAFAGVALAAIVVFAIGHGRPVQLALAGATVTALLTPLSTLFLFQDVNALNLLRFWSVGSLVGRELDTAQALWPFLAFGMVVAALVSHRLNGLALGDDVATALGQGVGVTRAWSGLAIIALAGTATALAGPIALVGLVVPHAARRLVGTDYRWIVPVCAVLGPVMLVTADVVGRLVKSDELEAGVVAALIGAPVLIAVARSPRVAGL; from the coding sequence ATGCAAGCCTTACAGGCGCCGGGCGTCTCCGCGCCGCCGGTGACCTCGGTCGGTCGGTCCCAGCGCACCCTGGTGCTGGTGGGTTCCGTCGTGCTGCTCGTCGTCGTACTGATCGCGAGCCTGGCCCTCGGGGTGCGTGACGTCGCGCCCAGCGAGGTGTGGCGCGCCCTGGTGGATCCGGTGGCGGGCAACGTCGACCACGACGTGGTCCGTGACCAGCGGATACCGCGCACCGTGATCGGTCTGCTCGCCGGCATCGGTCTGGGGCTGGCCGGAGTGCTGGCCCAGGCGATCACCCGCAACCCGCTCGGCGACCCCGGCCTGCTCGGCCTCAACGCCGGGGCCTCGGTCGGCATCGTGATCGCGGCGGTCTGGTTCGGCATCACCTCGCCGGTCGCCGCGGTCTGGTTCGCCTTCGCCGGTGTCGCCCTCGCCGCCATCGTGGTCTTCGCGATCGGTCACGGACGCCCGGTGCAGCTGGCGCTCGCCGGAGCCACGGTGACCGCGCTGCTCACCCCGTTGAGCACCCTGTTCCTGTTCCAGGACGTCAACGCGCTCAACCTGCTCCGGTTCTGGTCGGTCGGCTCGCTGGTCGGCCGCGAGCTCGACACCGCGCAGGCGCTCTGGCCGTTCCTGGCGTTCGGCATGGTGGTCGCCGCGCTCGTCTCGCACCGGCTCAACGGACTGGCCCTGGGCGACGACGTCGCGACCGCCCTGGGGCAGGGCGTGGGCGTGACCCGCGCCTGGTCGGGTCTGGCCATCATCGCGCTGGCCGGTACGGCGACCGCGCTGGCCGGTCCGATCGCCCTGGTCGGCCTCGTGGTGCCGCACGCCGCCCGCCGACTGGTCGGCACCGACTACCGCTGGATCGTGCCGGTCTGTGCGGTCCTCGGACCGGTGATGCTGGTCACCGCCGACGTGGTGGGCCGACTGGTCAAGTCCGACGAGCTCGAGGCGGGCGTCGTCGCCGCCCTGATCGGCGCCCCCGTTCTGATCGCCGTCGCCCGGAGCCCGCGGGTGGCCGGGCTGTGA
- a CDS encoding PQQ-dependent sugar dehydrogenase, whose translation MRTVAALAAASTLVLTLGLSAPGVAEPPASHPDHRAAQPDRTADAPAPRLRVRVVTRGLDIPWDVRPTGDGALLLTERDRQRLSLIEDGRRSTVRLRGERIWSSGETGLMGLEVDPRFARNGRFYTCSGWSAPSGGHDIRVIRWRLNEARTSARISRTLLTGLPTTSGRHGGCRLLIARNGSLLIGTGDAAVSRNPQNRRSLGGKVLRIDRNTGRRWPGNPWAGSKTRSRFVLTYGHRNVQGLAQRADGSLWSVEHGSYRNDEVNLLRGGRNYGWDPGPGYDESVPMTDHSLPGKQWNARWRSGNPTIATSGATFLPRRGWRSLGGTLAVAALAGERLVFLRFDQRGRLTSQRVRLRGDFGRLRSVTVDTNGSLLVTTSNGGGRDRLLRVRVRR comes from the coding sequence ATGCGCACCGTCGCCGCCCTGGCCGCCGCGTCCACGCTGGTCCTCACCCTCGGGCTGTCCGCTCCCGGGGTCGCCGAGCCGCCTGCCTCGCACCCCGATCACCGGGCCGCCCAGCCCGACCGGACCGCCGACGCGCCGGCGCCACGGCTGCGCGTGCGGGTGGTCACCCGTGGCCTGGACATCCCGTGGGACGTGCGGCCGACCGGGGACGGTGCCCTCCTGCTCACCGAGCGGGACCGGCAACGGCTGAGCCTGATCGAGGACGGCCGACGCAGCACGGTGCGGCTGCGCGGCGAGCGGATCTGGTCCTCCGGCGAGACCGGGCTGATGGGCCTCGAGGTCGATCCCCGGTTCGCCCGCAACGGCCGGTTCTACACCTGCTCGGGCTGGTCAGCCCCGTCCGGAGGCCACGACATCCGGGTGATCCGGTGGCGGCTGAACGAGGCACGCACGTCCGCAAGGATCAGCCGCACGCTGCTCACCGGGCTGCCCACCACCTCCGGACGGCACGGCGGCTGCCGCCTCCTGATCGCGCGCAACGGCTCGCTGCTGATCGGGACCGGCGACGCCGCGGTGAGCCGGAACCCGCAGAACCGGCGCTCCCTGGGCGGCAAGGTGCTGCGCATCGACCGGAACACGGGGAGGCGCTGGCCGGGCAACCCGTGGGCCGGGAGCAAGACCCGCAGTCGCTTCGTGCTCACCTACGGGCACCGCAACGTGCAGGGCCTGGCCCAGCGCGCCGACGGCAGCCTGTGGTCGGTGGAGCACGGCAGCTATCGCAACGACGAGGTCAACCTCCTCCGCGGTGGCCGCAACTACGGCTGGGACCCCGGACCCGGCTACGACGAGTCGGTGCCGATGACCGACCACTCGCTGCCCGGCAAGCAGTGGAACGCCCGCTGGCGCTCCGGCAACCCGACCATCGCCACCTCCGGTGCCACGTTCCTGCCGCGCCGCGGGTGGCGGAGTCTCGGCGGCACGCTGGCGGTCGCCGCCCTCGCCGGTGAGCGGCTGGTCTTCCTCCGCTTCGACCAGCGGGGGCGCCTGACCTCGCAGCGGGTCCGCCTGCGCGGGGACTTCGGCCGGTTGCGCAGCGTCACCGTGGACACCAACGGGTCGCTGCTGGTCACCACCAGCAACGGCGGCGGACGCGACCGGCTGCTCCGGGTGCGCGTGCGCCGCTGA
- a CDS encoding alkaline phosphatase family protein, producing the protein MTQVPTIGEPTPASGGFCPPAYGERSLSDIVPAVAAALGSPLAPAPGAAVPTDRLQLPDASSYVVFLIDGLGARLLERYAEAAPYLASLLVGSPRATATVPSTTSTSLTSLGTGLTPGGHGLVGFTTRVPGTDELLNALLWDVDIDPVQWQPHPTAFTRLQNAGVRVSVVNKREFDGSGLTVAAHRGADYVGVDRVGERIAAVVECSAPRPSLTYVYDGDLDWTGHRWGVASSEWLQQLAMIDHEAEQLREALPADRRMVVIADHGMVDVPASDRIDVSVQDHLHSGVALVGGEARFRHLYCVGGAVDDVVATWREELGARADVLTRAEAVQRGWFGRVDPSVLPRIGDVVVACRDHTAVLASEHFPYEAKLIGMHGSLTADEMLIPVLVD; encoded by the coding sequence GTGACCCAGGTCCCCACCATCGGCGAACCCACACCGGCCTCCGGCGGCTTCTGCCCGCCCGCCTACGGGGAGCGCTCGCTCAGCGACATCGTCCCGGCCGTCGCCGCGGCCCTCGGCAGCCCGCTCGCGCCCGCCCCGGGAGCGGCGGTCCCGACGGACCGGCTCCAGCTGCCCGACGCGTCCTCCTACGTGGTGTTCCTGATCGACGGGCTCGGCGCCCGGCTGCTGGAGCGGTACGCCGAGGCGGCGCCGTACCTGGCCTCGCTGCTGGTGGGGTCACCGCGCGCCACCGCCACCGTGCCGTCGACCACGTCGACCAGCCTGACCTCGCTGGGCACCGGGCTGACGCCCGGCGGGCACGGCCTGGTCGGGTTCACCACCCGTGTGCCGGGCACCGACGAGCTGCTGAACGCGCTGCTCTGGGACGTCGACATCGACCCCGTGCAGTGGCAGCCGCACCCGACCGCCTTCACCCGGCTGCAGAACGCGGGGGTGCGGGTGAGCGTGGTCAACAAGCGTGAGTTCGACGGCAGCGGGCTGACCGTGGCGGCACACCGCGGCGCCGACTACGTGGGTGTCGACCGGGTCGGCGAGAGGATCGCCGCGGTCGTCGAGTGCTCCGCGCCCCGTCCGTCGCTGACCTACGTCTACGACGGTGACCTGGACTGGACCGGGCACCGGTGGGGCGTGGCCTCCAGCGAGTGGCTGCAGCAGCTGGCGATGATCGACCACGAGGCCGAGCAGCTGCGCGAGGCCCTGCCCGCGGACCGCCGGATGGTGGTGATCGCGGACCACGGGATGGTGGACGTGCCGGCGTCGGACCGGATCGACGTCAGCGTGCAGGACCACCTGCACTCCGGGGTCGCCCTGGTCGGCGGCGAGGCCCGGTTCCGCCACCTCTACTGCGTCGGTGGCGCGGTGGACGACGTCGTCGCCACCTGGCGCGAGGAGCTCGGTGCGCGCGCCGACGTGCTGACCCGGGCCGAGGCGGTCCAGCGCGGTTGGTTCGGACGGGTCGACCCGTCGGTGCTGCCCCGGATCGGGGACGTCGTCGTCGCCTGCCGCGACCACACCGCGGTGCTCGCCAGCGAGCACTTCCCCTACGAGGCGAAGCTGATCGGGATGCACGGCTCGCTCACCGCCGACGAGATGCTGATCCCGGTACTGGTCGACTGA
- a CDS encoding MFS transporter — protein sequence MSHQVHAPAAHRADPGYADRVIEASGASYFPVALAARLPYAMMVVGVLTLVVAGRDSLALGGLVSAMVGIGTACCGPLAGAAADRFGQRPVLLTTSLLSTVALVALTWVVHSDLPDAAVLAVAFTIGASAPQVSPMSRARLVGLIGRRVHPARRTRSFQATMGYESAADELVFIVGPVVVGVLGTFFGPSAPVLGAAALTACFVTAFALHPTALRAEHGDLHQPPVTAPARDLFRAPLLVTVLGIGGIGLFFGSTLTSLTAFMGDLGRPEQAGLVYGAMGVGSAALALGVALLPERFRLSARWLVFAGTLLAGTLLIPTAGTVAGMTVALLVTGIGIGPTMVTQYSLGAQRSPVGRSATVMTMLGSAVIVGQASASAITGAVAERVGTDTALFLPAVCAMLVLLAGVANRMLDGRETRTA from the coding sequence ATGTCCCACCAGGTGCATGCGCCCGCCGCGCACCGAGCCGACCCCGGCTACGCCGACCGGGTGATCGAGGCCAGCGGCGCGTCGTACTTCCCCGTCGCGCTCGCGGCCCGGCTGCCCTACGCGATGATGGTCGTCGGCGTGCTCACGCTGGTCGTGGCCGGCCGCGACTCGCTCGCACTCGGCGGTCTGGTCTCGGCGATGGTCGGGATCGGCACCGCGTGCTGCGGGCCGCTCGCGGGGGCCGCCGCGGACCGGTTCGGGCAGCGTCCGGTGCTGCTCACCACCAGCCTGCTCAGCACGGTGGCGTTGGTCGCGCTCACCTGGGTGGTGCACAGCGACCTCCCCGACGCCGCGGTGCTGGCGGTGGCCTTCACGATCGGGGCGAGCGCACCGCAGGTCTCGCCGATGTCGCGGGCCCGGCTGGTGGGCCTGATCGGACGCCGGGTGCACCCGGCGCGCCGTACCCGCTCGTTCCAGGCGACGATGGGCTACGAGTCGGCCGCCGACGAGCTGGTCTTCATCGTCGGCCCGGTCGTGGTCGGTGTGCTCGGCACGTTCTTCGGCCCGTCGGCCCCGGTGCTGGGGGCGGCGGCGCTGACCGCCTGCTTCGTCACCGCGTTCGCGCTGCACCCGACCGCCCTGCGGGCCGAGCACGGCGACCTGCACCAGCCCCCGGTCACTGCACCGGCCCGAGACCTGTTCCGTGCGCCGTTGCTGGTGACGGTGCTGGGCATCGGGGGCATCGGCCTCTTCTTCGGCTCCACGCTGACCTCGTTGACCGCTTTCATGGGCGACCTCGGCAGGCCCGAGCAGGCCGGACTGGTCTACGGCGCGATGGGGGTCGGCTCGGCCGCCCTCGCCCTCGGCGTCGCGCTCCTCCCGGAACGGTTCCGCCTGTCCGCGCGGTGGCTGGTCTTCGCCGGCACGCTGCTCGCCGGCACGCTGCTCATCCCCACCGCGGGCACCGTGGCCGGGATGACGGTCGCGCTGCTGGTCACCGGCATCGGCATCGGGCCGACCATGGTGACCCAGTACAGCCTCGGCGCGCAGCGCAGCCCGGTCGGACGTTCGGCGACCGTGATGACCATGCTCGGCTCCGCGGTGATCGTCGGCCAGGCCTCGGCGTCGGCGATCACCGGTGCGGTGGCCGAGCGGGTGGGCACCGACACGGCACTGTTCCTGCCGGCCGTCTGCGCGATGCTGGTGCTGCTCGCCGGTGTCGCGAACCGGATGCTGGACGGCCGCGAGACCCGGACGGCCTGA
- a CDS encoding NAD(+) synthase produces the protein MDFYSAYAHGFARVAAVTVPVAVADPATNAERVLEQARACHDDGVAVAVFPELCLTGYAVDDLFGQDTLIDAVTEAITELAVASAELSPVLVVGAPLTHRNRLLNCAVVIQGGRVLGVAPKSHLPTYREFYERRWFAPGDDLRGESIEIAGERVPLGPDLIFEAADVPGLRLHVEVCEDMWVPVPPSAHAALAGATVLANLSGSPITIARAEDRHLHARSASARCNAAYVYAAAGQGESTTDLSWDGQTMVYECGDLLGESERFPEGPRRTVVDVDLDRLRQERLRQGTFDDNRRAVGAAAEGFRTVGFELAPPERDLGLLRKVDRYPFVPDDPARLALDCYEAYNIQVSGLEQRLRAIGGPEFWPKIVIGVSGGLDSTHALIVAAKAMDRLGRPRSDIHAFTMPGFATGATTKSYATRLATALGCTFTELDIKPAATQMLHDLDHPFTDGEPVYDVTFENVQAGLRTDYLFRLANHRGGIVLGTGDLSELALGWCTYGVGDQMSHYNVNAGVPKTLIQHLIRWVIDTGQLHGGSYDAESDLVLQEILDQEITPELIPTEEGQRPQATEDFVGPYALQDFTLYHVIRRGYRPSKIAFLAHHAWRDAHQGEWPPGFPADARVAYDLPTIRRWLEVFVRRFFANQFKRSALPNGPKVVAGGTMSPRGDWRMPSDASAAAWLEDLERVPEA, from the coding sequence GTGGACTTCTACTCCGCCTACGCCCACGGCTTCGCCCGCGTCGCCGCGGTCACCGTGCCGGTGGCCGTCGCCGACCCCGCCACCAACGCCGAGCGCGTGCTGGAGCAGGCCCGCGCCTGCCACGACGACGGCGTCGCGGTCGCGGTGTTCCCCGAGCTCTGCCTCACCGGGTACGCCGTCGACGACCTCTTCGGCCAGGACACGCTGATCGACGCCGTCACCGAGGCGATCACCGAGCTCGCCGTCGCGTCCGCCGAGCTGTCCCCGGTGCTGGTCGTCGGCGCACCGCTCACGCACCGCAACCGGCTGCTCAACTGCGCCGTGGTGATCCAGGGCGGCCGGGTGCTCGGCGTGGCACCCAAGTCCCACCTGCCGACCTACCGTGAGTTCTACGAGCGGCGCTGGTTCGCGCCGGGCGACGACCTGCGCGGGGAGAGCATCGAGATCGCCGGTGAGCGGGTGCCGCTCGGCCCCGACCTGATCTTCGAGGCCGCCGACGTGCCGGGCCTGCGGCTGCACGTGGAGGTCTGCGAGGACATGTGGGTGCCGGTGCCGCCCAGCGCCCACGCCGCGCTGGCCGGCGCCACGGTGCTCGCCAACCTCTCCGGCAGCCCGATCACCATCGCCCGCGCCGAGGACCGGCACCTGCACGCGCGCAGCGCCAGCGCCCGGTGCAACGCCGCCTACGTCTATGCCGCGGCCGGCCAGGGGGAGTCGACGACCGATCTCTCCTGGGACGGGCAGACGATGGTCTACGAGTGCGGCGACCTGCTCGGGGAGTCCGAGCGCTTCCCGGAGGGCCCACGTCGTACGGTCGTCGATGTCGATCTGGACCGGCTGCGGCAGGAGCGGCTGCGTCAGGGGACCTTCGACGACAACCGGCGCGCGGTGGGCGCGGCGGCCGAGGGCTTCCGCACCGTGGGCTTCGAGCTGGCCCCGCCCGAGCGGGACCTGGGGCTGCTCCGCAAGGTGGACCGGTATCCGTTCGTCCCGGACGACCCGGCGCGGCTCGCGCTCGACTGCTACGAGGCGTACAACATCCAGGTCTCCGGGCTCGAGCAGCGTTTGCGGGCGATCGGCGGACCCGAGTTCTGGCCGAAGATCGTGATCGGCGTCTCCGGAGGGCTCGACTCGACCCACGCGCTGATCGTGGCGGCGAAGGCGATGGACCGGCTGGGCCGCCCGCGCAGCGACATCCACGCGTTCACCATGCCGGGCTTCGCCACCGGGGCGACCACCAAGTCCTACGCCACCCGGCTCGCCACGGCGCTCGGCTGCACCTTCACCGAGCTCGACATCAAGCCGGCCGCGACCCAGATGCTCCACGACCTCGACCACCCCTTCACCGACGGTGAGCCGGTCTACGACGTCACGTTCGAGAACGTCCAGGCGGGGCTGCGCACCGACTACCTGTTCCGGCTGGCGAACCACCGCGGGGGCATCGTGCTCGGCACCGGCGACCTCTCCGAGCTGGCGCTGGGCTGGTGCACCTACGGGGTGGGCGACCAGATGTCCCACTACAACGTCAACGCCGGCGTGCCGAAGACGCTGATCCAGCACCTGATCCGGTGGGTGATCGACACCGGCCAGCTGCACGGCGGCTCCTACGACGCCGAGAGCGACCTGGTGCTGCAGGAGATCCTGGACCAGGAGATCACCCCGGAGCTGATCCCGACCGAGGAGGGGCAGCGGCCCCAGGCCACCGAGGACTTCGTCGGTCCCTACGCGCTGCAGGACTTCACGCTCTACCACGTGATCCGACGCGGCTACCGGCCGAGCAAGATCGCCTTCCTCGCCCACCACGCCTGGCGGGACGCCCACCAGGGGGAGTGGCCCCCGGGCTTTCCCGCCGACGCCCGGGTCGCCTACGACCTGCCGACCATCCGGCGCTGGCTCGAGGTCTTCGTCCGTCGCTTCTTCGCCAACCAGTTCAAGCGCTCGGCGCTGCCCAACGGGCCCAAGGTGGTGGCCGGGGGGACCATGTCGCCGCGTGGGGACTGGCGGATGCCGTCGGATGCGAGTGCCGCCGCGTGGCTCGAGGACCTGGAGCGCGTCCCGGAGGCGTGA
- the panB gene encoding 3-methyl-2-oxobutanoate hydroxymethyltransferase: MSEETAPYGSGSGGAPASGAPPIKRIRTQHLREMKQRGERFSMLTSYDQYTAEIFDEAGVEVLLVGDSASNNVLGNATSLPITVDELLPLTRAVSGAVSRALVVGDLPFGSYQASPEQGYLTAVRFMKEAGAHCVKLEGGVEMAPQIERMTRGGIPVMAHIGFTPQSEHTLGGYRVQGRGDAADRVLRDARAVQEAGAFAVVMEMVPGDVAAQVTAELEIPTIGIGAGNRCDGQVLVWQDAFGLRTGRMPRFVKQYADLRSVLLDGARAYDAEVKSGAFPAEEHTF, translated from the coding sequence ATGAGCGAAGAGACCGCCCCCTACGGGTCCGGGTCGGGTGGCGCGCCGGCATCCGGCGCCCCACCGATCAAGAGGATCCGCACCCAGCACCTGCGCGAGATGAAGCAGCGCGGCGAGCGCTTCTCCATGCTGACCAGCTATGACCAGTACACCGCCGAGATCTTCGACGAGGCGGGCGTGGAGGTCCTGCTGGTCGGGGACAGCGCATCCAACAACGTGCTGGGCAACGCCACGTCCCTGCCGATCACGGTCGACGAGCTGCTCCCGCTGACCCGCGCGGTCAGCGGCGCCGTCTCGCGGGCGCTGGTGGTCGGCGACCTGCCGTTCGGCTCCTACCAGGCCTCCCCGGAGCAGGGATACCTGACGGCGGTGCGGTTCATGAAGGAGGCCGGCGCCCACTGCGTGAAGCTCGAGGGCGGGGTGGAGATGGCGCCGCAGATCGAGCGGATGACCCGTGGCGGCATCCCGGTGATGGCCCACATCGGCTTCACCCCCCAGTCCGAGCACACCCTGGGCGGCTACCGGGTGCAGGGCCGCGGCGACGCCGCGGACCGGGTCCTGCGCGACGCCCGCGCGGTGCAGGAGGCCGGTGCGTTCGCGGTGGTGATGGAGATGGTGCCCGGCGACGTGGCCGCGCAGGTCACCGCGGAGCTGGAGATCCCCACCATCGGCATCGGTGCCGGCAACCGGTGCGACGGGCAGGTCCTGGTGTGGCAGGACGCCTTCGGCCTGCGCACCGGCCGGATGCCCCGCTTCGTCAAGCAGTACGCCGACCTGCGGTCGGTGCTGCTGGACGGCGCCCGCGCCTACGACGCCGAGGTGAAGTCGGGCGCGTTCCCGGCCGAGGAGCACACGTTCTGA
- a CDS encoding thymidine kinase, with translation MAELTFRTGTMDAGKSTLALQTNHNHAARGRVGRLFTSHDRAGAAMVSSRLGLTAQAQEVGADFDFWRYTVDALTQGARLDYLICDEAQFYTPAQIDQLAKVVDELQVDVFCFGILTDFRTRLFPGSARLVELADRTEVLQVEALCWCGKRATHNARTEDGAMVTEGEVIVVGDVESAEAPPAPLPADVEVAYEVLCRQHHRRGMTAARARAVSLSPEPLPFPG, from the coding sequence GTGGCTGAGCTGACCTTCCGGACCGGGACGATGGATGCCGGGAAGTCCACCCTGGCCCTGCAGACCAACCACAACCACGCCGCCCGCGGGCGGGTCGGCCGGCTCTTCACCTCCCACGACCGGGCCGGCGCCGCGATGGTCTCCTCCCGTCTCGGCCTGACCGCGCAGGCGCAGGAGGTCGGTGCCGACTTCGACTTCTGGCGCTACACCGTCGACGCGCTCACCCAGGGCGCCCGCCTCGACTACCTGATCTGCGACGAGGCACAGTTCTACACTCCGGCCCAGATCGACCAGCTCGCCAAGGTCGTCGACGAGCTGCAGGTCGACGTCTTCTGCTTCGGCATCCTCACCGACTTCCGCACCCGGCTCTTCCCCGGCTCCGCACGACTCGTCGAGCTGGCCGACCGCACCGAGGTGCTCCAGGTCGAGGCGCTGTGCTGGTGCGGCAAGCGAGCCACCCACAACGCACGCACCGAGGACGGAGCGATGGTCACCGAGGGTGAGGTGATCGTGGTGGGCGACGTGGAGAGTGCGGAGGCCCCACCGGCGCCGCTGCCGGCCGATGTCGAGGTCGCCTACGAGGTGCTCTGCCGCCAGCACCACCGGCGCGGGATGACCGCGGCCCGGGCCCGCGCGGTCAGCCTCTCCCCCGAACCGCTGCCGTTCCCGGGCTGA
- a CDS encoding M3 family metallopeptidase, with product MTHFLLGTSGLPYHLPSFADIDDADFAPAFAEGTAAQLDAIRAITADPAPATFDNTVVPLELSGVGLHRMLSIFFNKASADTNPTIDALRAELAPRLSAHSDRIRHDRALFERLRAVHAQRSSLTPEQRYLVERYVTEFTQAGAALEVAEQERLAAANAALSEKETAFELALQADANDLAVLVDDVADLDGLTPGEVSAARAAAQSRGLDEGYLLTLVLPTSHPHLASLTDREVRRRLFQAQSARGRRGNGNDTRTLVLEILRLRAERATLLGYPDHAALVTEDNTARTPANVRGMLIRLAGPAARNARAEHATLCAAAGFEVEAWDWAFYAEQVRARDHDVDLATLRPWFEAERVLHEGVFRAATELFGLSFTERTDLDGYHPEVRVFEVAEEDGTPVGLYLLDLYTRDSKRGGAWMSSFVDHATLVGSSTAVVFNNLNVPKPAPGEATLLTFDETSTLFHEFGHALHGLLGRATYPKLAGTNVYRDFVEYPSQVNEMWMLWPSILAAYAVHHETGEPIPPAVVARLEEAATFNEGFGTSEYLAAALLDLAWHELGAADIPDDADGVERFEADTLAAAGLALPAVPPRYSTPYFAHAFCAGYASAYYSYIWSEVLDADTVAWFKENGGPTRANGEVYRRHVLDIAGTTDPLASYQAWRGRPAPLEPLLRRRGLAEPA from the coding sequence GTGACGCACTTCCTTCTCGGGACCAGCGGCCTGCCCTACCACCTGCCGTCCTTCGCCGACATCGACGACGCCGACTTCGCCCCGGCGTTCGCGGAGGGCACGGCCGCCCAGCTCGACGCGATCCGGGCGATCACCGCGGACCCCGCACCGGCCACCTTCGACAACACCGTCGTCCCGCTCGAGCTCAGTGGCGTCGGCCTGCACCGGATGCTGTCGATCTTCTTCAACAAGGCCAGCGCCGACACCAACCCGACGATCGACGCGCTGCGCGCCGAGCTGGCGCCCCGCCTCTCCGCGCACTCCGACCGGATCCGCCACGACCGTGCGCTCTTCGAGCGGTTACGAGCGGTCCACGCCCAGCGCTCCTCGCTGACCCCGGAGCAGCGCTACCTGGTCGAGCGGTACGTCACCGAGTTCACCCAGGCCGGAGCGGCACTCGAGGTCGCGGAGCAGGAGCGCCTGGCCGCCGCGAACGCGGCGCTCTCGGAGAAGGAGACCGCGTTCGAGCTGGCGCTGCAGGCCGACGCCAACGACCTGGCCGTTCTCGTCGACGACGTCGCCGACCTCGACGGACTGACGCCCGGGGAGGTCTCCGCGGCCCGCGCCGCGGCGCAGTCGCGCGGGCTCGACGAGGGCTACCTGCTGACCCTGGTGCTCCCGACCTCCCACCCCCACCTCGCCTCGCTGACCGATCGGGAGGTACGCCGACGCCTCTTCCAGGCCCAGTCCGCTCGGGGCCGACGCGGCAACGGCAACGACACCCGGACGCTGGTCCTGGAGATCCTGCGGCTGCGGGCCGAGCGGGCGACGCTGCTCGGCTACCCCGACCACGCGGCGCTGGTCACCGAGGACAACACCGCCCGCACCCCCGCCAACGTCCGGGGCATGCTGATCCGGTTGGCCGGTCCGGCCGCGCGCAACGCCCGCGCCGAGCACGCCACACTCTGCGCCGCTGCAGGGTTCGAGGTCGAGGCGTGGGACTGGGCCTTCTACGCCGAGCAGGTGCGCGCCCGCGACCACGACGTCGACCTGGCCACGCTGCGGCCGTGGTTCGAGGCCGAGCGGGTGCTGCACGAGGGCGTCTTCCGCGCCGCGACGGAGCTGTTCGGCCTCTCCTTCACCGAGCGCACCGACCTGGACGGCTACCACCCCGAGGTGCGGGTCTTCGAGGTCGCCGAGGAGGACGGCACCCCGGTCGGGCTCTACCTGCTCGATCTCTACACCCGCGACTCCAAGCGGGGCGGGGCCTGGATGAGCAGCTTCGTCGACCACGCGACCCTGGTCGGCAGCTCGACCGCGGTGGTCTTCAACAACCTCAACGTGCCCAAGCCGGCGCCCGGCGAGGCCACCCTGCTCACCTTCGACGAGACCTCGACGCTCTTCCACGAGTTCGGCCACGCCCTGCACGGCCTGCTCGGGCGGGCGACCTACCCGAAGCTGGCCGGCACCAACGTCTACCGCGACTTCGTCGAGTACCCCTCGCAGGTCAACGAGATGTGGATGCTGTGGCCCTCGATCCTCGCGGCCTACGCGGTCCACCACGAGACCGGAGAGCCGATCCCGCCGGCGGTGGTCGCGCGGCTGGAGGAGGCGGCGACCTTCAACGAGGGGTTCGGAACCAGCGAGTATCTCGCGGCGGCCCTGCTCGACCTGGCCTGGCACGAGCTCGGTGCCGCCGACATCCCCGACGACGCCGACGGCGTCGAGCGCTTCGAGGCCGACACCCTCGCCGCGGCCGGCCTCGCCCTGCCGGCGGTGCCGCCGCGCTACTCCACGCCCTACTTCGCGCACGCCTTCTGCGCCGGTTACGCCTCGGCCTACTACTCCTACATCTGGAGCGAGGTGCTCGACGCCGACACGGTCGCCTGGTTCAAGGAGAACGGCGGACCGACCCGGGCCAACGGCGAGGTCTACCGCCGCCACGTCCTCGACATCGCCGGTACGACGGACCCGCTGGCGTCGTACCAGGCGTGGCGTGGGCGGCCGGCGCCCCTGGAGCCACTGCTGCGGCGGCGCGGACTGGCCGAGCCGGCCTGA